The sequence ATTCCGCGGGCTCGGAGGAGCCGACTCAGCCCCCATCGTCGGAGAAGCCGTCCCTCCCGTCCATCGGAACGGAGTACGACCCTGTGTACGGCGACATCGTGTTCAAACGTCTGACGGGCGAAATCGGCACCGTCCCTCCCGCGGTCTTCAGTCACTGGGTCCACCGAATGCGATTCCGATGCTACGTCTGCCACGATTCGATTTTCAAAATGAAAAAGGGCGCCAACAAGGTGGTGAAGGACGACATCAGGAAAGGAAAGTTCTGCGGAGTCTGCCACACCGGAAAGCTGGCCTGGCAGATCACCGATGAGAACTGCCACCGGTGCCACAAGGGGCCGGTCCCGAAACCGGTGGCGGAGAAGACACCGTGACGCGATTCTTCATCGCCCTCCTCGGGGTAGGGGGCGTCCTCCTCCCCACCACCGCTCTCGCGCAGGAATGGCTCCAAGTCTCGCCCCTCCAAGGCGGGATCCAGGGGCAGACGCGCGCCGGCTGGGGGTACCAGTCGGAATCGGGCGATTCGCAAGATTTGTATTGGGCCACGAGGGTGTTGATCCGGAACCGGGTCTCTCTCCTCGATCCGGGCCTGCTGTCGCTCGGCGTCGCCGGGAGCATCGGATTTTTTCAGGACCGGCTCCAGTCGCAGAACACCGCCAGCCGGAGCAACTCGATGCCCGTCGAATACGACCTGGGTGTCTCGGCCCTCGACAAGAGCAAGTTTCCAACGCATCTGCATGCGGCCCGATCGCAACGGGTCACCCGCCTGGACCTTGGAGGGCTTTCACGAAACGATTCGGAAAACGCCGAGGGTTCCATTCGGTGGAGGAACGGGGTCCTGGAACCCTCCCTCAACTTCAACCGGACGCAGTCGCGCGAAACGGTTCGGCAAGGCGTTACGGGCGCCACCAGCGAAAGAGAAGATAGGTCCATACGGGGAGGGGGAAGCCTGAGCCGAGCCGGGCCCACCACCCAACTCAACGCCGACTACGGCATTCTGAACCTGGAGGACCTCGTCGATCCCGCTCGAGACTACAACGCCCAAGACGCCTCATTCCACCACAAGGCCGGCGTCTCACGGCGGTTCTCGACCTCGGTCAATTTTCACAGGCGCGGCCCCTTCCTTGCGCAACAACAGTTTCGCGCCGCCGAAGACGTGAGCCTCGACCACACGCCGACTCTATCCTCACAACACGGCTATTCCTTCGCCCGTTCAGACTCCCAGGATCTTTTCACGGCCACCCATGCCGCAAAAACAGGGATCAGCCACCAACTGTTCGGCAGTCTCAACGAACGGCTTGACCTCGCCGGCACACGGCGTGACTTCACGAGCGGGCGCGAGACCGAGGGCGGCCCGAACGGCCGCCTGGGCTACAGGAAAAAGGCCGGACCGGGAGACATCCTGGCCGGAGTCGGCGGCGGGTACAACCTCGCCTCCCGGAAGGCGGACGCCGCCCCACTCAGGTCCGTCAACGAGACACATGCGCTCGAAGACGGCCTCCCCGTTCTTCTCGAACAGAGAGACGCAGATGCCGAATCGGTCGTCGTGACGGACGCCGAACGCGAACTCCTCTACCAGAGAGGATTCGACTACGACCTCACGACCCGGGAAGGGTACGTCGAACTCGTCCGCCTCCCCGGAGGCCGAATCCGGGACAATCAGGAAGTCTGGGTCAGCTACACCCACAGCGTCCCCGGCTCCGCCGTGTATGACCGTCGCTCCGTCGGATACGATCTCGGGTACGACCTCCACTGGCTGCGCCTCTTCTACCAACAGAACCGGCTCCGCTTGCACCCCCTGAAAGGCGGCATTCAGAGTTCATCGACCCTGTCCGACAATGTGGGAGTGGAAGGCCGATTCGGCGGCAGCCCGCTCCTGTTCTCACCCCTTGCGGAAAGGCGCTCCCTTCGGCAAGACACCATATCCTACGTTACGTACATCGTCCGACAGCCTCTGGCCTGGGAGGCGACCTCCCGCATGAAGCTCCAGCTTACCTTCGAAGAGTTATTCTTCAGTATGCCGGGCAATGGGGATTTCCAGACGTACTCCGCCGAGCTGTCCGGAACGGCGGACTTCAGCGTATGGACGGTTCGACCGGGTACCCGCTACTGGCTGCGGTATCTCGACGGTTCGGAGAAGCTGTGGACCTCCTTCATCGATTTTTCCGGCAGGATCGGAAAGCTGGAAAGCTCCCTCGGCCTCGATTACAACAGGTGGAACGTGCGCGGATCGGCGCGGCAAGAATTCCGAACGGACTTCTCGGTCACGCGATGGTTCTGATGAAAGCCATCAGGGGTCGGCTTCCTACCAGGAACTCTCGCATCCCGGTAGCCGCAGGCTTTATGCCTGCGCCCAAGACGCGGGCTAAAGCCCGCGCCTACCAGGGTGGAAGTAAACGGGCGAGGGGGAAACGCATCGTCCTCACGTCTTTTCTCACAGGACTGATCCTCGCCGCCTGCGCCCTCCTCGGCCGCAACCGGCCCGCGCCGATGCCGTTCAGGGTGTGGCCGGGCCCGCCGGACTCTCCCCGGATTGAACTCGTGATGAGCTTCAGCTCGCCGGACGATCTCGGCTTTCCCCGCGGGTTCTGGAGCCGCGTAGCGCAGATCCTCTTCGGCTCCGGCCCCCCCAGAATGCTCCGGCCCTACGCCATCGCCGTCCGCGGCCAGACCGTTGCCATTACAGACACCAAGTTGGGCGCCGTCCACCTGTATCGTTTCGACAAGAAAGACTACCGCCAGATCGGGCGGGGCTCCGGAGGTCTCATCTCCCCGGTAGGCCTGGCCATCGACCGACAGGGACGCGTATGGGTCTCCGACTCCGTGCTGGCAGAGGTGCGCATTTACAGGCCGGACGGCAAGCTGGAGAAAAAAATCCATCCTTTCAATCGGCCGACCGGCCTCACCTATGATGAGGAACACGGCGCCATCTGGGTGGCGGACGTTGCACGGCACAGCCTGGTGAAGCTGGACGAAAACGGAGAGTTCCTGGGGCAGGTTGGCGAACGCGGAGGACAGCCCGTTCCGGCCGAAACCTATTCCATATCCACGCGGTTTGAACTCCTGCCCGAATCCTCACCCCGGCCCTCCTCCTCCCAGGGAAAGGTAGCCCCGATCCCCAACGGTATGAAGGCGCAGAGTGAAGGCTTGCATTTCAACTTCCCCGCCCATCTTTCCTATCGGTCCGGCCGTCTCTTCGTAACGGACACACTCAACTTCCGGATCCAAGTGCTTGACACGGAGGGACACCCCGTCAGCCGGTTCGGCCGCCATGGCAACGGGTCCGGCGACTTCGCCATGCCCAAGGGCGTGGGCGTGGACAGCGAGGGCCATGTCTACGTGGTCGACTCCATGTTCGGAGCGTTCCAGATATTTGACGCGCAGGGGAACCTCCTTCTCGGCGTGGGGGCCACCGGCCAGGCCCCCGGCGACTTCTGGCTGCCTTCCGGCTTGTTCGCGGACGAACAGGACCGCATTTGGGTTGCGGACAGTTTCAACCAGCGTGTGCAGGTCTTTCAGTACCTGCGCGAAGGCCGCGCGCCGAGAGGGCCCGTCTCGTCCCGCGCGCAATACGATTGGCTCTTCGGGATTCGCGAAGCCTTCGCCGTACCCAACATCTCCACCACCCTTCACAACCTCTCCACGTCGGGAACAAGCACGTTCAAAAGCGGGACGATCAACGAGGTCTGCGTGTTCTGCCACACGCCGCACAACTCCCAACAGAAGCGCCCGCTGTGGAACCGGTCGGACCCGGGCGGACCCTATACGCTCTACTCCTCCTCGACTCTCAACGCCACTTTGGGCCAGCCGTCGGGCTCATCCAAGAATTGCTTCTCCTGCCACGACGGCACGATCGCACTGGGGTCCTTGACCAACTCGCCAACCGGCCAGGTGAACGACCTCACCGCAAGCTTCCTCAGCGGACGGGCCCTGCTGGGTACGGGCCTCACGGACGACCATCCCGTCTCGTTCACATACGACGCCGCGCTCGCCGCCGCCGATCCCGAACTCAAAGACCCCGCCACGCTCACCGGCGTCATCCTCGAAAACAACCAAGTTCAATGCGCCAGTTGCCACGAACCCCACGACAACACGAACGCCCCCTTCCTCCGCGTCTCCACCAATAACGGCGATCTCTGCACTCGCTGCCACGTGAAGGTGGATTGGAGCACGTCCAGCCATTCCACGTCCGCCGCCATCTGGAACGGTCTCGGCACCGACCCGTGGGCCGAACGGAAAGCGGCGTGGAGGCAGACGACGGTGTCCGGAAACTCGTGCATGAACTGTCACGATCCCCACAACGCGGCCAACCCGACGCGCCTCCTCAAGCAGGCGGGCGACGAGGAAAACACCTGCTACCCCTGCCACAACGCCAACGTGGCCGTGAAAAACGTCCAGGGCGATTTCGGAAAGACCTATCGGCACCCCGTCGCCACGTACTCGGGCGTACACAACCCCACCGAGGACCCTCTCACGATGGCCACCCACGTCGAATGCACGGACTGCCACAACCCTCACGTCGTCAGCAATGCCTCCTCGTTCGCCGCCTCCCCCTACGGGGCCCCGCTCGGCGTCGGAAGCCGCCTCCAGAAAATCAAGGGCGTGGACACGAACGGCGCCAACGTCAATCCCTCAACCTACCTCTATGAAGTCTGTTACAAGTGCCACGGACTCTCGAACGCCCACACGTCCAATTTTACGAACGTCGTTCGCCGGGATGCCACCTACAATCTCCGCCTGAAGTTCGACACGGCGAATCCCTCCTTTCATCCGGTCGAGGCCGTGGGGAAAAACGCCAATGTCCCGTCCCTCCTCGCCCCCTATACGACGGGTAGCATCATCTCCTGCATCGACTGCCACAACAGCGACGCCTCCCCGTGGGTCGGCGGCGCCGGAGCGAACGGCCCCCACGGCTCAACGTGGGGTCCCGGCTTATTCATCCAGAACTACAAGATGATCGACGACGTCTCAAATGTGTGGCCCGACTTCGACATGTGCCTCCGATGCCACAGCCAGGCCAGCCTCAACGCGGGTACCAGCACCCCCAAACACGGGCACATCCTGGGCTGCCAGAAGGCCCCCTGCATGAACTGCCACGATCCGCACGGCTCCACCGTGTCCAATCACCTCATCAATTTCCTCAAGGTCGACCGGTTCGGAAATGTGGTCGTCCAGAAGGGCACCCTCGCCGGTTGCGACCCCTACCCAGAGCCCACATTCGTGGATTTGGGAACATACACGGGGCAATGCTACCTCAAATGCCACGGCACCAACCACTGCTCCAAATCGTACTGAGGATAGAGTAGGGGGTCAGAGCTTGACTATTGACTTCAGACCCATGACACATGACGGCTGAAGAGAGCTACGGCTTGAAGAACGCGAAGAGGATGGCTGTGAGAACGCCGACAATGGACGCGAATTGCCCGATCCAGTAGATGAACATCCATCGGATCAGGCGTGCCTCAAGTTTGGCCAAGTCTTCTTTCATGGCAAACCGCTCAGACTCGCGGACGAATCTGCCCTCCAGCGCCGGGTCAAACTTCTCCGCCGCGGACTTGGCCTTGGCATCATCGGCCCCCGCCGACCGGAGAGCCTCATATATTTCCAGCGCAACCGCCATGATTCAGAATCCATTATACCCTCCGGCAAAGGTCCCGCAAGTCCACCCCATATGGGACCACGACGCGTAACCCATGACTCCTAACGCATGGTTCGCCACTCTATTGCTCGCCGCGTCGGGGACCGACAAGACGTCGATGATCCAGGCCGGCTGCCCGCCGATCAGCGAGTCCCTCGTCGAGACGGTTCTGACCGCAAAGGGCTCGTCACCTGAGGGAGTACAATCCGCGGCCCGACATGCCCTTGACTCGCTCGCACGGCACACCACCGACCAAGCCCGCGACCAATGCGCAAAATGGGGAAAACGGTTCAATCGCCATTCCGACGAACAAAAGCTGGCCGAGATCGAGCGCATCGTGGCGGGAGAAGGTGACGCGCCGTCCGAATGCCTGGCGGCGCTGCTCGCCGCGGACCTTCCCCCGCCCCTCGCGACTCTGGCCAGAGCCGCCGCCTCCTACAAAGGTGAACCAACGGCCATACTCTCGTTTCCCCAAGACATGGAGGACGACTCTTTCCGCGCCGCTCTCATCCACTTCATGAGCCGGGGGATGACGCCGTCCCCGGCCTTTGCGTGGGTGGCTCTCCGGTCGAACGATACGGAAGTCCAGACCGCCCTCGCGCCCCTCCTGGTCCGAATCAACGAACCCTCCCTCATCGAGCCGCTCCTCGAATCCATGTCGGACCCGGACCTTCGTGTGGGGGCGCGCGAGGCTCTTATGCGCTGGGCGAAAGACCCGCGCTATACGGCCTCTCTTGTGCGTACTCTCGAACACCCCCAACACCGGAAATGGACCCTCGAAATCCTCTGGCAAACACACGAAACCGCCGTCGCCCACGAACTGGAGAAGGCACTCACACACCCGTCGGCGGGTGTCCGCGCGGATGTCGCCGGCGTCCTCGGGAATGTAGGCGACCCGCACTCCATCCTACCCTTGGTCCATGCCCTGAAAGACGCCGATCCGCTCGTGCGTCGAAATGCGACGATCTCTCTCGGGAACCTCAAATACCTTCAAGCCGTGCCGTACATCGTGGAGGCCCTGAAAGACGCCGACCCCCGCGTCCGATTCGATGCGGCGTGGTCCCTGGCCCGCATCTTGCGCGAGCGGGACGGCAAACCCGTCACGCCAGACCCAAACGTGGTGGAGGCCCTTCGCCAAGCATTGACCGATGACGACTCCGAAGTTCGCCGCGCTGGAGCCGGAGCCTTCATGCTCCTGAAAGTGCCCGCGGTCGTGCAGGATCTAAGGGCGCTCCTGAAGGATGCCGTCGCCGAAGTTCGCATAGATGCGGTGGTGGCCATTGCGGAAATCCACTCAGCGGAGGCTACGGAGGCCATGCTGAGCGCCCTCGGCAGCAAGGACGAGGGGCTGCGGCTGCGCACAGTCAAACTCCTCGCCTTCCGTCTTGACAAAACCGTACGGGCCAGGCTCGCGGCCCTCAGCCGGTCCGACCCCTCTCCCCTCGTCCGCCGGGCCGCGGCTGAGGCCATCCAACAACCATGAGGGGAAGACGCCGCATGCCTCGATCCAGGTCGCCGATCCGCCTTGCCTTGACGGGCGCCGCCTTGGGTCTTGGCGCACCCGCCGGCTGGCTTGCGCTCCGCTATCTCAGCAGGTCGTCGCAGGGTCACGGCGTAAACGGATGGCTGCTCCAAGAGATCGCGGATTCCAGCATGCTCTATGCCTACCTTGCCGTTTCCACTGTGACCGTTTTTGCCGTGTACGGCTGGCGCCTGGGCAGTATGGTCCAGAAACTGAAACGACAGACGCATGAGAAAATGAAGCTGCATCGGCTCTCGATCACGGACTCCTTGACCGGCCTCTACAATCGGGGATTTTTTGACCGGTGCGTTGAGGATGAACTGGCCCGCGCCCGAAGGCTCTACTACCCTCTATCCCTGCTGCTCCTGGACATGGACGATCTGAAGGCCATCAATGACCGATACGGCCATCCGGTCGGAGACGAGGTCCTCGCCAAGATCGGTTTTGCCATCGACCAGGCGCTTCGTGAAACCGATCTCGCCTTCCGGTACGGCGGAGATGAATTCGTCGTCCTGCTGCCTAACTGCGATGAAGGAGACCTCGCGGAGGTCGAGCAACGTCTCCTCGCTTTGATCGATGAGCATGCTCAGCCGGCCGTTCCCCTTCCGAGGCGTGTCAGTGTCTCGGTCGGCCGCACCACCTTCCATCCCGGAAAAGATTCCTCCGGCACGGAGATGGTCAGACAAGCCGACCGGGAATTATACGGGCAGAAAAAAACGAAGAAGCCGGCGGTGCGCCTCGCATCACACACCGCCCGCACATCGGCTGCGGACTCCATGGGGGGCGCGCCATGAACCAGAGCCGATGGCGAATTCTCGATCTGGTCGCCCTCTGGGGGCTCACGATTCTGGTGATTTTCGGGGGATACGAACTGGCCGAGCGCTTTTGGCTGGGTGCCCTGGAACCGGGCCTCATCCGCCGGTTGCACATCGCGCGTGGCATCGGCGCATCGGCGCTGACCGCCATCCTCGTCGGGATCTACCTGGCCCGGAGGCAGCCGCCCTCCATGATTCTGGGCGGTGGAGCCGCGTACCTCCCGAAGCCGGAGATCGAACTGGTCCGCGACCAAGCCGCGTGGTTCGTCCGGATGCGGTGGTTCGCAGCCGGTCTGGCCGCCCTGGGTTGCGTCATCGCCACCCGGCTGATCAGCCTCCTCCCTGCGGAGAATCTTGTGCCTCTGCTGACCTGCGTTCTGGGTCTCATGGCGGCCAACGCAATCTTCACGTTCCGGGTCTCCAGGACGGACAAACCATACCGGCTCATCGTCATCCAGGCCGCGGTGGACCTGCTGATCCTCACCTATCTTCTGCACTTCTCCGGCGGAATTGAGAATCCCTTCTACCTCGTCTACCTCCCTCACGTTATCATCGCGGGGATCATTCTGTCCCGTCGCGATGCGTTCTTTGTCACCCTTCTCACCTGCCTCCTGTTCCTCAGCTTGGCTGTTCTGGAATACACGGATGTGTGGCATCATTCGTTCATCGGACTTTCGCCCCACGGGAACGACCACGATGAGCACGGCGCCTCCAGACTGGTTTTCGTCGTCGGCGAATCCATCCCCTTCCTGCTGGTCACGCTGTTCACGGCCTATTTCACCATCCTTCTCCGCGACCAGATTCATCGGGACCAGGCGAACGTTCTTCAAGCGAGCAAGTTGGCCACGATCGGCGAGCTGGCGGGCCGCTTAGCCCATGAAGTCAACAACCCCATCGGCATCATCAGCACCAACGCGAAGCTCCTCCTGGAAAACAAGTCACTGCCCAAGGACGCCGTGCCCCTTATCGAGAAAATCGATCGCCACAGCGAACGAATCGCCGCCCTTACACGGGGCTTGCTTTCCTTCAGCAGGCCTTCGCCGGGTCAACGGACCTCCGTGGATCTCAATCGAATCGTCCGCGATTCCCTCCGCCTCGTCGAACCGGAAGCCGCAGGGGCCGGAATTCGCATCGAGAAAAAATTGGCGGATCCGTTGCCTCCCATCCATGCCAACGGCAACGACCTCCAGCACGTGATTCTCAATCTGGCCAGCAACGCGGTGGCCGCGATGCCGAGAGGGGGAACGTTGCGACTCGAAACCGGGCATGACGGGAACGGATGGGTATCGTTGGCGCTTGCAGATACGGGGACCGGTATTCCTGCCCGCATCGTCGACCATATCTTCGATCCCTTCTTCACGACGAAACCGGAGGACAAGGGCACGGGCCTGGGTCTTTCGATCGTGCAGGGAATCGTCCGAAGCCACGGCGGGATCATCGACGTGTGGACGCGGGAAGGGAAAGGCACCACCTTCACCGTCCGGCTGCCTATCTTGAAGAATGAAAGGGGGAGCGCATGAAAAAGGCTTGCGTGCTCATCGTGGATGATGAGCCGGACATGCTGGAGACCTGCGCAAACGTCCTCGGTTCCGAGAATCTTGACGTCCGCACCGAGCCGAGCGCTGCGGCCGCCGCCCGCCGGTTGGGTGACGAAAGATTCGACCTCCTGATCACCGACATCACCATGCCGGAAATGAACGGCATGGAGCTCCTCGAACGAGTTCGTTCCGCGTCTCCGGAAACCGTTGTCATCATGCTCACCGCGTTTCCCACCGTGGAAACCGCCGTCGATTCCGTCAAGCAGGGGGCCTTCGATTACATCACGAAGCCTTTCACCCCCGATCAACTTCGCGTGGCCGTCAGCCGGGCCCTCGCTCATAGACGCCTGAAAGAAGAGAACGTCCTTCTCAGCCGCGAAGTCGAACGGACCGCCCGTTTTGACGCTCTGATCGGCCGCAGCCCCAAGATGCGCGCCGTCTTCAAGCTCATCGAACAGGTCTCTTCCTCGGATTCAGACGTCTTGATCCTGGGCGAAAGCGGGACCGGCAAGGAGTTGATCGCCCGGAGCCTTCATACCCGAGGCCGGAGGAGGGAGAACCGGCTCGTGCCGGTGGATTGCGGAGCGATTCCGGACAACCTTCTGGAAAACGAACTCTCGGGGCACGAAAGGGGAGCCTTCACGGGGGCGCAGACGTCCAGTCTGGGCCTGCTCGATCTCGCGCACCGGGGGACTCTTTTCCTGGACGAGATTTGCGAGCTGCCCGCTTCACTTCAGGCGAAACTGTTGCGCGTGCTCCAGGAAAGGCAGTTCCGAAGGGTTGGCGGGCGGGACCTTATCGATGTGGACATCCAGGTTATTGCCGCCACCAATCGAGACATCGAAACGGAAGTTCGGGAGAAACGATTTCGGGAGGACCTTTTCTATCGGGTCAACGTCGTACGGATCGAGGTGCCTCCGCTTCGCGAGCGCGCGGAAGATGTTCCCCTGTTGGCCGCCCATTTTCTGGAACGATATGCGAAAAAGTGGGGGAATTCCGACCGCCCCTCAGGAAGCCGCACCCTTCACGGGTGCGTCCGATCCATCGAGAAAGACGCCATGGAGGTGCTCTGCCGGTATTCGTGGCCGGGAAACGTGAGGGAACTCCAGAACGTGATCCAGCGGGCCATGGTGGTGTGCCGTTCGGATCAAATCGCCGTGGCCGACCTGCCCGCCGAGGTCTTCGAAAGCGGTACACCATCGAGCACACCCGGCGGTTTCTTTGCCTTCCGAAATACCCGACTGGCCGCGTTCGAAGGCGACTATCTCCGCGAACTTCTCACGCGTCACACCGGCGATGTCGCGATGGCGGCGGAAGAAGCCCGCCTGCCGAGGGGAACCCTCTACCGGCTTCTCAAGAAACACGGCCTCAGGCCCGAGTCCTTCCGGAATTGACCCGGAATGGCAAGTGCCCCGTTACGGGCCGTTCCTTTTCCGCATCGCAGGTGAGACCCTACAGGGACTCGCTCCCAGTGTGGCCACGCCGTTCACGTTGACGTTCTTCGGAATGGCCCCTAAACCCGAAGAGTCGGCTGTGAAGCGGCCAAGAGCAGTTGACCAAGGCAACCTGTCCGGCATGAACTTCGGACGGTGCGGTACTGATTCCCACCGGCAGGGTCGAGAGAGCTTTGCAAGCCCATGGTGTCGCGGCAAGTTATTCAATCTGCAAAAGCGACCCCATGCACCCCATGCACCACTCCTCGTGCATACGAATGCACGAATGCCCCTATTCGCACTGGTTCGGCAGGAGTTCGCAGACGGAATTCTCCCTTGGAAGCCCGTTTGGAAACTGGGTGGAAAGTTGATAATCGGCGACCAACTGACGCTGGCCAGACTGGAGATCGGTAGCGAAGATTCTCACGCCATCGCCTATCGTAATCCGCCCTCCTGTAGCAAGAATCAATTGGACGTCTCCACCCGTAACCCACACCAATCTGCCCTCGTCCATGTCCTGTAAGGGCCACGGGGAGCATCTCAAGCCATTCCGATCATCATCTACAGTTATGCGAAGAAGGATTCCATTCTCGATCCTGATGGCGTAGATATCCCGAAGCTCCC comes from Nitrospirota bacterium and encodes:
- a CDS encoding GGDEF domain-containing protein; this encodes MPRSRSPIRLALTGAALGLGAPAGWLALRYLSRSSQGHGVNGWLLQEIADSSMLYAYLAVSTVTVFAVYGWRLGSMVQKLKRQTHEKMKLHRLSITDSLTGLYNRGFFDRCVEDELARARRLYYPLSLLLLDMDDLKAINDRYGHPVGDEVLAKIGFAIDQALRETDLAFRYGGDEFVVLLPNCDEGDLAEVEQRLLALIDEHAQPAVPLPRRVSVSVGRTTFHPGKDSSGTEMVRQADRELYGQKKTKKPAVRLASHTARTSAADSMGGAP
- a CDS encoding HEAT repeat domain-containing protein, which translates into the protein MTPNAWFATLLLAASGTDKTSMIQAGCPPISESLVETVLTAKGSSPEGVQSAARHALDSLARHTTDQARDQCAKWGKRFNRHSDEQKLAEIERIVAGEGDAPSECLAALLAADLPPPLATLARAAASYKGEPTAILSFPQDMEDDSFRAALIHFMSRGMTPSPAFAWVALRSNDTEVQTALAPLLVRINEPSLIEPLLESMSDPDLRVGAREALMRWAKDPRYTASLVRTLEHPQHRKWTLEILWQTHETAVAHELEKALTHPSAGVRADVAGVLGNVGDPHSILPLVHALKDADPLVRRNATISLGNLKYLQAVPYIVEALKDADPRVRFDAAWSLARILRERDGKPVTPDPNVVEALRQALTDDDSEVRRAGAGAFMLLKVPAVVQDLRALLKDAVAEVRIDAVVAIAEIHSAEATEAMLSALGSKDEGLRLRTVKLLAFRLDKTVRARLAALSRSDPSPLVRRAAAEAIQQP
- a CDS encoding sigma-54-dependent Fis family transcriptional regulator; the encoded protein is MKKACVLIVDDEPDMLETCANVLGSENLDVRTEPSAAAAARRLGDERFDLLITDITMPEMNGMELLERVRSASPETVVIMLTAFPTVETAVDSVKQGAFDYITKPFTPDQLRVAVSRALAHRRLKEENVLLSREVERTARFDALIGRSPKMRAVFKLIEQVSSSDSDVLILGESGTGKELIARSLHTRGRRRENRLVPVDCGAIPDNLLENELSGHERGAFTGAQTSSLGLLDLAHRGTLFLDEICELPASLQAKLLRVLQERQFRRVGGRDLIDVDIQVIAATNRDIETEVREKRFREDLFYRVNVVRIEVPPLRERAEDVPLLAAHFLERYAKKWGNSDRPSGSRTLHGCVRSIEKDAMEVLCRYSWPGNVRELQNVIQRAMVVCRSDQIAVADLPAEVFESGTPSSTPGGFFAFRNTRLAAFEGDYLRELLTRHTGDVAMAAEEARLPRGTLYRLLKKHGLRPESFRN